One window of Pseudomonas sp. ML2-2023-3 genomic DNA carries:
- a CDS encoding acyl-CoA dehydrogenase family protein gives MTASPLSAGTDYETLANRFRPLFRKIAAGNVEREHARELPYEPIRWLKQAGFGAIRVPVEYGGAGASIGQLFQLLIELAEADSNIPQSLRGHFAFVEDRLNAPPGPLRGAWFARFVAGELVGNGWTEVGAVKLGEILTKITPHGENYLLNGAKYYSTGSIFADWIDVYAQRSDNGADVIALVHASHPGVTQSDDWDGFGQRTTGSGTSQYVDVPLSAEHVIPFETRFKYQTAFYQLVLLAVLAGIGRAVERDIAQEVRERKRVFSHGNADTASGDAQILQVVGQISAQVYAAEAATLRSAEPLQRAYVARLAQDTDAERQANIDAEIETSKAQVVVSELILRATSDLFNALGASGVSVSKALDRHWRNARTAASHNPWIYKARIVGDWAVNGTEPLYVWQIGNSLKAG, from the coding sequence ATGACCGCTTCACCTCTGTCCGCGGGTACCGACTACGAGACCCTGGCCAATCGCTTTCGTCCCTTGTTCCGCAAAATCGCCGCCGGCAATGTTGAACGCGAACACGCTCGCGAGCTGCCCTACGAGCCCATTCGCTGGTTGAAACAGGCCGGTTTTGGCGCAATCAGAGTGCCCGTCGAGTATGGCGGTGCCGGTGCGTCCATCGGTCAATTGTTCCAGTTGCTGATCGAGCTGGCCGAAGCCGACTCCAACATTCCACAATCACTGCGCGGCCATTTTGCGTTTGTCGAAGACCGCCTCAATGCACCTCCTGGCCCGTTACGCGGGGCCTGGTTCGCACGCTTTGTGGCAGGTGAACTGGTAGGCAATGGCTGGACCGAGGTCGGCGCGGTCAAACTGGGGGAAATCCTCACCAAAATCACCCCCCACGGTGAGAACTACCTGCTCAACGGGGCCAAGTACTACAGCACCGGCAGTATCTTTGCCGACTGGATCGATGTGTACGCCCAACGCTCCGACAACGGCGCCGACGTGATTGCGCTGGTGCATGCAAGTCATCCCGGCGTGACCCAGAGCGATGATTGGGACGGCTTCGGGCAGCGCACCACCGGCAGCGGCACCTCGCAGTATGTGGATGTCCCCCTGAGCGCCGAACACGTGATTCCCTTCGAGACGCGGTTTAAATACCAGACGGCGTTTTATCAATTGGTGCTGCTGGCCGTACTGGCGGGCATTGGCCGTGCCGTGGAACGGGATATTGCCCAAGAGGTTCGCGAGCGCAAACGGGTGTTCAGCCACGGCAATGCCGACACCGCCAGTGGCGACGCCCAGATCCTGCAGGTGGTCGGGCAGATATCGGCCCAGGTGTATGCGGCCGAAGCGGCTACCCTGCGCTCGGCGGAACCTCTGCAACGGGCCTATGTAGCGCGACTGGCCCAGGACACAGACGCCGAGCGCCAGGCCAACATCGATGCCGAAATCGAGACGTCAAAAGCTCAGGTCGTGGTGTCGGAGTTGATCCTGCGGGCGACCAGCGATCTGTTCAACGCCCTGGGGGCTTCAGGGGTCAGTGTGAGCAAGGCGCTGGATCGCCATTGGCGCAATGCCCGCACGGCAGCCTCCCACAACCCGTGGATATACAAGGCACGGATAGTCGGTGACTGGGCCGTCAACGGGACTGAGCCACTGTATGTGTGGCAGATCGGCAATAGCCTCAAGGCCGGATAG
- a CDS encoding ABC transporter permease yields the protein MTTLAATPVSTLFLSRALRGILPLLIVVIVGFFAATAPGFLTLGNLSSLLLNNFVLLAIIAIGMTWAVAAGGIDLSVGTALDFASLAFVVVLNGGHGLAIAIPAALLAGVLVGGFNAGLIAGLGITPFLATLGTLFIGISVQQLLSEGGQPIYIAQSVLPGLTGMTWLGVPLPLWLVLGVAVGYGVILARGRLGREILAVGTQVQLARYSGLSIRVISLKVFIASALACAVAGIVLSSTVNAYVPMSGNAFLINAIGAVFMGTTLSRTGRANIPSTLLGVLFINVIANGLLLIGWNFYWQQVATGALILLVLAFSFASRRLQLGHSS from the coding sequence ATGACCACGCTCGCTGCAACGCCCGTGTCTACGCTGTTTTTATCCCGCGCATTGCGGGGGATCCTGCCGCTATTGATCGTCGTGATCGTTGGGTTTTTCGCGGCGACAGCGCCGGGGTTCTTGACCCTCGGCAACCTGAGCAGCCTGCTGCTGAACAATTTTGTGCTGCTGGCGATAATTGCCATCGGCATGACCTGGGCGGTGGCGGCAGGGGGGATCGACTTGTCGGTGGGCACGGCGCTGGACTTCGCCAGCCTGGCCTTTGTGGTGGTGCTTAATGGCGGTCATGGCCTGGCCATTGCGATACCCGCAGCCTTGCTCGCCGGGGTGCTGGTGGGCGGCTTCAATGCGGGGCTGATCGCAGGTCTTGGCATTACGCCGTTTCTGGCAACCCTGGGTACGTTGTTTATCGGCATCAGCGTTCAGCAATTACTGTCTGAAGGGGGGCAGCCGATCTACATTGCGCAGAGTGTTTTGCCGGGGCTCACCGGTATGACGTGGCTGGGGGTGCCGCTACCGTTGTGGCTAGTACTGGGCGTGGCGGTGGGGTACGGGGTGATACTGGCCCGAGGGCGACTGGGGCGAGAAATCCTGGCGGTTGGCACCCAGGTGCAACTGGCGCGCTACTCGGGGCTGTCGATCCGCGTGATCAGCCTCAAGGTGTTTATCGCCAGTGCGCTGGCCTGTGCCGTCGCCGGGATTGTGCTCAGTTCCACGGTCAACGCCTACGTGCCGATGTCGGGCAATGCGTTCTTGATCAATGCCATTGGAGCGGTGTTCATGGGCACCACCCTGAGCCGAACCGGGCGCGCCAACATCCCCAGCACGTTGCTGGGGGTGTTGTTCATCAATGTGATTGCCAATGGTCTGTTGCTGATTGGCTGGAACTTCTATTGGCAGCAGGTGGCGACCGGCGCGCTGATTTTGCTGGTGCTGGCGTTCAGTTTCGCCAGCCGCCGCCTGCAGTTGGGGCACTCGTCGTGA
- a CDS encoding ABC transporter permease, protein MPSSEILARPLVRRLGLLVLRRGSLLAFLLILAVFAVSAPDFLSPGNIANVFAQSAILGILAFGLTCVVIGGGSNVVSGGLDLSLAANLGLCAAVYSSLNNAGLQAGEAIGLTLLCGLAVGALNGFTVVVLRLPPLLATLASMNLIAGLELVLTQNSVLPTDSALLDTLANGEWLQVPALAWVLLGVALLLGLLIQHSPYGLRLYAVGEYPEAARAAGLGVGRYVFSSYLIAGLCAAIAAFCSAAYFSGSTTGSGEMLLSVVAIAFLGVVFSRRLVANIPGTLLATLLLGFLINGFQLLNIASFWVNGVQGVLILVVVAMSSALRTEEGGQ, encoded by the coding sequence ATGCCTTCGTCTGAAATCCTCGCCCGGCCTTTAGTGCGCAGGCTGGGCCTGCTGGTGCTGCGCCGGGGTTCACTGCTGGCGTTCCTGCTGATTCTGGCGGTGTTCGCGGTCAGCGCACCCGACTTTCTCAGCCCGGGCAACATTGCCAACGTGTTTGCCCAGTCGGCGATCCTGGGCATCCTCGCCTTTGGCCTCACCTGCGTGGTGATCGGCGGTGGTTCCAACGTTGTTTCGGGCGGTCTCGATCTGTCCCTGGCGGCCAATCTGGGCCTGTGTGCGGCGGTCTACAGCAGCCTGAACAACGCGGGACTGCAGGCCGGGGAGGCTATTGGCCTGACCTTGCTCTGCGGGCTGGCCGTCGGTGCCCTGAACGGTTTTACCGTGGTGGTGCTGCGCCTGCCGCCACTGCTCGCAACCCTGGCGAGCATGAACCTGATTGCCGGGCTGGAGCTGGTACTGACCCAGAACAGCGTGTTGCCCACCGATTCGGCGTTGCTGGACACCCTGGCCAATGGCGAGTGGCTGCAGGTGCCTGCGCTGGCCTGGGTGCTGCTGGGTGTGGCGTTGTTGCTGGGCCTGCTGATTCAGCACAGTCCTTATGGATTGCGTTTGTACGCGGTAGGCGAATACCCCGAGGCGGCACGGGCCGCCGGGTTGGGGGTGGGCCGCTACGTGTTTTCCAGTTACCTGATCGCGGGGCTGTGCGCCGCCATTGCCGCCTTTTGCTCGGCCGCGTATTTCAGCGGCAGCACCACGGGTTCCGGGGAAATGCTGCTCTCGGTCGTGGCCATCGCTTTTCTGGGGGTGGTGTTTTCAAGGCGGCTGGTGGCGAACATCCCCGGCACGTTGTTGGCGACGCTGTTGCTGGGTTTTTTGATTAACGGTTTCCAACTGCTGAACATCGCCAGCTTCTGGGTCAATGGTGTGCAGGGGGTCCTTATTTTAGTGGTGGTGGCCATGTCCAGCGCCTTGCGCACAGAGGAGGGCGGACAATGA
- a CDS encoding sugar ABC transporter ATP-binding protein: MTPPALHLQGIAKRFGPTQALDGVDLWVERGSIHGLVGENGAGKSTLIKVLAGIHRADSGTLAIDGQPFTALSPRQVEALGVHFIHQERLLPARFTVGEALFFGHELRCGPFVRRRAQDREAARLLREYFDLEFPAGALVSELDSAQRQILQITRALLAKPKILVFDEPSVSLVKREVDQLLAIIRRLRDQGLTIVYISHYLQEIESLCDQVTVLRNGRAVAVVDPRTTSTTQIARLMVNRDVGEMYPKDVVKPGEVVLELKGLGFGSAYHDINVSLRRGEVLGLTGLVGSGAKELLKSLFGLVQPDRGSVHLQGRLVRLKSPRDAVRKGIALVPEERRSHGVAPLLSVLENLTLAGLSRFSRWGLMNPAAEARESERLIAELGIKTAGRDAPVRQLSGGNQQKVALGKWLGRGCAVYLLDEPSVGVDIGAKVEIYRLIGRLAQQGAAVLVLSSDLPELMGITDRILVMHRGALAGEFDARQVDSDRLLACATGARELSAPCLSSEREPEHAFV, encoded by the coding sequence GTGACTCCCCCCGCGCTGCATCTGCAGGGTATCGCCAAGCGCTTCGGGCCTACCCAGGCGCTGGACGGCGTAGACCTGTGGGTCGAGCGCGGCTCGATTCACGGCCTGGTGGGTGAGAACGGCGCCGGCAAATCGACCCTGATCAAGGTACTGGCTGGCATCCACCGGGCCGACAGCGGCACCCTGGCGATCGACGGGCAGCCCTTTACTGCGTTGAGTCCGCGTCAGGTCGAGGCCTTGGGCGTACATTTCATTCATCAGGAGCGTCTGTTGCCCGCCCGTTTTACCGTGGGTGAAGCGCTGTTCTTTGGTCATGAACTCAGGTGCGGCCCTTTTGTCCGGCGCCGCGCCCAGGACCGTGAGGCGGCACGGCTGTTACGTGAGTACTTTGATCTGGAGTTCCCGGCGGGCGCACTCGTCAGCGAGCTGGACAGTGCGCAGCGTCAGATTCTGCAAATTACCCGGGCCTTGCTGGCCAAGCCCAAAATACTGGTGTTCGACGAACCCAGCGTGTCCCTGGTCAAGCGCGAAGTCGATCAGCTGTTGGCAATCATTCGTCGTTTGCGCGATCAAGGCCTGACGATTGTGTATATCTCTCACTACCTGCAGGAAATCGAAAGCCTGTGCGATCAGGTTACGGTGCTGCGCAATGGTCGGGCCGTGGCGGTGGTCGATCCGCGTACCACCTCGACCACGCAGATTGCCCGGCTGATGGTCAATCGCGACGTCGGCGAGATGTACCCCAAAGATGTGGTCAAGCCGGGTGAGGTGGTGCTTGAACTCAAGGGTTTGGGTTTTGGTTCTGCGTATCACGACATCAATGTGAGCCTGCGCCGGGGCGAGGTGCTGGGGCTGACCGGACTGGTGGGGTCCGGTGCCAAGGAACTGCTTAAAAGCCTGTTCGGCCTGGTGCAGCCCGACCGTGGCAGTGTGCACTTGCAGGGGCGCCTTGTGCGCCTCAAGTCCCCCCGCGACGCCGTTCGCAAAGGCATTGCGCTGGTTCCTGAAGAACGCCGCAGCCACGGGGTAGCGCCGCTGCTGTCAGTGCTTGAAAACCTGACCCTGGCCGGGCTTTCGCGGTTCAGCCGCTGGGGGCTGATGAACCCCGCGGCCGAGGCCCGGGAAAGCGAACGACTGATCGCTGAACTGGGTATCAAGACTGCGGGCCGCGACGCCCCGGTCCGGCAACTGAGTGGCGGCAATCAGCAAAAAGTCGCACTGGGTAAATGGCTGGGTCGCGGCTGCGCGGTGTACCTGCTTGACGAGCCCAGTGTGGGGGTCGACATCGGGGCCAAGGTCGAGATCTATCGCCTGATCGGCCGCCTTGCCCAGCAAGGCGCGGCAGTGCTGGTGCTGTCCTCGGACTTGCCGGAGCTGATGGGTATTACCGACCGGATTCTGGTGATGCACCGTGGGGCCCTGGCCGGTGAGTTCGATGCACGCCAGGTCGACAGCGACCGTTTGCTGGCCTGCGCCACAGGGGCCCGTGAGTTGTCCGCCCCGTGCCTTTCTTCCGAGCGGGAGCCTGAACATGCCTTCGTCTGA
- a CDS encoding sugar ABC transporter substrate-binding protein, whose protein sequence is MPATASNKPLIRRSRLWQALTLAVVSTGLATLASADDSDVPSLAGKRIAISMTGTSHYFDVKAFEAQVEEVKRLGGTPITLDAGRNDKNLVTQLQTVVTQKPDAVIQTLGTLSVIDPWLKRISKAGIPLFTIDAPSQYSLNNTTSDNVATGKNLAGQLVADSGGKGNILVFNGFYGVPVCAIRYDQLKLALKDHPELNIIDPELRDVIPNTVQDAYSQVSALLNKYPKGSVTAIWSAWDIPQLGASKALVDAGRTEIKTYGVDGTPEVLELLKREDSPVGAVVAQQPALIGKTAVQNVARYLAGQHDLPKETQVPTLLTTAANLEQVQRLRGDQ, encoded by the coding sequence ATGCCTGCAACCGCTTCGAACAAACCGCTCATTCGTCGTAGCCGACTCTGGCAAGCCCTGACCCTGGCCGTCGTCAGTACAGGGCTTGCGACACTGGCCAGCGCCGATGACAGCGATGTCCCTTCGCTGGCCGGCAAACGCATCGCCATCAGCATGACGGGCACCAGTCATTATTTCGATGTGAAAGCCTTTGAAGCGCAGGTCGAGGAGGTCAAGCGCCTTGGCGGCACGCCGATCACCCTGGATGCCGGGCGCAATGATAAAAATCTGGTGACGCAACTGCAGACGGTGGTGACGCAAAAGCCGGATGCCGTGATCCAGACCCTGGGCACCCTGAGTGTGATTGACCCGTGGCTCAAGCGCATCAGCAAAGCCGGTATACCGCTGTTCACTATCGACGCACCCTCGCAATACAGCCTCAACAACACCACTTCGGACAATGTCGCCACGGGTAAAAACCTGGCCGGGCAACTGGTGGCAGACAGCGGTGGCAAGGGCAATATTCTGGTGTTCAACGGTTTCTATGGCGTGCCGGTGTGCGCGATCCGTTATGACCAGCTCAAGCTGGCCCTCAAGGATCATCCTGAGCTCAACATCATCGACCCCGAACTGCGGGATGTGATCCCCAACACCGTGCAGGATGCCTACAGCCAGGTCAGCGCGCTGCTCAACAAATACCCCAAGGGCAGCGTCACCGCGATCTGGTCCGCCTGGGATATTCCCCAACTGGGCGCCAGCAAGGCGCTGGTGGACGCCGGGCGCACGGAGATCAAAACCTATGGTGTCGACGGCACGCCTGAAGTGCTTGAGCTGCTTAAGCGCGAGGACTCACCGGTGGGCGCAGTGGTGGCCCAGCAACCGGCACTGATCGGTAAAACCGCCGTGCAGAATGTGGCGCGCTATCTGGCCGGGCAGCATGACTTGCCCAAGGAAACCCAGGTGCCGACGTTGCTCACTACCGCGGCCAACCTTGAGCAGGTGCAACGTCTGCGAGGCGACCAGTGA
- the catA gene encoding catechol 1,2-dioxygenase, with the protein MTVKISHTDGIQSFFKEAAGFGSDNGSPRLKSIILRVLQDSAKIIEDLEITEDEFWKSVDYLNRLGGRSEAGLLVAGLGIEHFIDLLQDAKDEQAGQVGGTPRTIEGPLYVAGAPLSEGHARMDDGSEEGVATVMFLEGRVFDTQGKPLAGATVDLWHANTKGTYSFFDQSQSEYNLRRRIITDAEGRYRARSIVPSGYGCDPQGPTQECLDLLGRHGQRPAHVHFFISAPGHRHLTTQINLSGDKYLWDDFAYATREGLVGEVQFRDDGARDVTGRYAELAFDFQLQQAAAPAAELRSHRPRALQENCSSSNS; encoded by the coding sequence ATGACCGTGAAAATATCCCACACTGACGGTATCCAGAGCTTCTTCAAAGAAGCCGCCGGCTTTGGCAGCGACAATGGCAGTCCGCGTCTCAAAAGCATCATCCTGCGAGTGCTGCAGGACAGCGCAAAAATCATCGAAGACCTTGAAATCACCGAGGACGAATTCTGGAAGTCCGTGGACTACCTCAACCGTCTGGGCGGCCGCTCGGAAGCCGGTCTGTTGGTAGCAGGCCTGGGCATCGAGCACTTTATCGACCTGTTGCAGGACGCCAAGGATGAGCAGGCCGGTCAGGTCGGCGGCACGCCTCGCACCATCGAAGGCCCGCTGTACGTGGCCGGTGCGCCGCTGTCCGAAGGGCACGCGCGGATGGACGACGGCAGTGAAGAGGGTGTCGCCACTGTGATGTTCCTCGAAGGCCGGGTGTTCGACACCCAGGGCAAGCCGCTGGCTGGCGCCACGGTCGACCTGTGGCACGCCAACACCAAGGGCACCTATTCGTTTTTTGACCAGAGCCAGTCTGAGTACAACCTGCGTCGGCGCATCATCACGGATGCCGAAGGTCGCTATCGCGCCCGCAGTATCGTGCCATCGGGCTACGGCTGCGATCCACAGGGGCCGACCCAGGAATGCCTGGATCTGCTGGGGCGCCACGGCCAGCGTCCGGCCCATGTGCACTTCTTTATCTCGGCCCCCGGCCATCGGCACCTGACGACCCAGATCAACCTGTCGGGCGACAAGTACCTGTGGGACGACTTTGCCTATGCCACCCGTGAAGGTCTGGTGGGCGAAGTGCAGTTTCGCGACGATGGCGCCCGTGATGTGACGGGGCGATATGCCGAACTTGCCTTCGACTTCCAGCTGCAGCAGGCCGCCGCCCCGGCAGCCGAGTTGCGCAGCCATCGCCCGCGGGCGTTGCAGGAAAATTGTTCGTCCAGCAACAGTTGA
- the catC gene encoding muconolactone Delta-isomerase codes for MLFHVKMTVNLPLDMDPAKAATLKADEKELAQRLQQEGKWRHLWRIAGHYANYSVFDVASVEALHDTLLQLPLFPYMDIEIEGLCRHPSSIHDDDR; via the coding sequence ATGCTTTTCCACGTAAAAATGACCGTGAACCTGCCACTCGACATGGACCCGGCCAAGGCCGCGACGCTCAAGGCCGACGAAAAGGAACTGGCCCAGCGCCTGCAACAGGAAGGCAAGTGGCGCCACCTGTGGCGCATTGCCGGGCACTACGCCAACTACAGCGTATTTGACGTGGCCAGCGTCGAGGCCTTGCACGACACGCTGCTGCAATTGCCGCTCTTCCCCTACATGGATATCGAGATCGAAGGGCTGTGCCGCCACCCGTCTTCGATCCATGACGACGACCGCTAA
- a CDS encoding muconate cycloisomerase family protein → MNQVLIESLTTLIVDLPTIRPHTLAMHTMRKQTLVILRLRCSDGIEGIGEATTIGGLAYGYESPESIKANIDAHLAPMLVGKPADNINAAMQTLDKIAKGNTFAKSGIESALLDAQGKRLGLPVSELLGGRVRDSLEVAWTLASGDTARDIAEAEQMLDVRRHRIFKLKIGANPLEQDLKHVLAIKKALGDRASVRVDVNQYWDESQAIRGCQVLGDNGIDLIEQPISRVNRSGQVRLNQRSPAPIMADESIESVEDAFSLAADGAASVFALKIAKNGGPRAVLRTAHIAEAAGIALYGGTMLEGSVGTLASAHAFLTLKQLTWGTELFGPLLLTEDIVTEAPQYRDFELHIPRTPGLGLMLDEERLARFSR, encoded by the coding sequence ATGAACCAAGTCCTGATTGAAAGCCTGACGACCCTGATCGTCGACCTGCCCACCATCCGCCCGCACACGCTGGCGATGCATACCATGCGCAAGCAGACCCTGGTGATCCTGCGCCTGCGTTGCAGCGACGGCATCGAAGGTATCGGCGAAGCCACCACCATCGGCGGCCTGGCCTACGGGTACGAGAGCCCGGAAAGCATCAAGGCCAACATTGATGCGCACCTCGCGCCAATGCTGGTGGGCAAGCCTGCGGACAATATCAATGCCGCCATGCAGACCCTGGACAAGATTGCCAAAGGCAATACGTTTGCCAAGTCCGGGATCGAAAGCGCGTTGCTGGACGCTCAGGGCAAGCGCCTGGGGCTGCCGGTCAGCGAGCTGCTGGGCGGTCGGGTACGTGACAGCCTGGAAGTGGCCTGGACCCTGGCCAGTGGCGACACCGCCCGGGATATCGCCGAAGCCGAGCAGATGCTGGATGTGCGCCGTCACCGGATCTTCAAGCTCAAGATTGGGGCCAACCCGCTGGAGCAAGACCTCAAGCATGTGCTCGCCATTAAAAAGGCCCTGGGCGACCGGGCCAGCGTGCGCGTCGACGTCAACCAGTACTGGGACGAATCCCAGGCCATCCGGGGCTGCCAGGTGCTGGGTGACAACGGTATCGACCTGATTGAACAGCCGATTTCACGGGTCAACCGCTCGGGCCAGGTGCGCCTGAACCAGCGCAGTCCGGCGCCGATCATGGCCGACGAGTCCATCGAAAGTGTCGAAGACGCCTTTAGCCTTGCGGCAGACGGCGCGGCCAGCGTATTCGCCCTCAAGATCGCCAAAAACGGCGGCCCTCGCGCCGTGCTGCGTACTGCGCACATCGCCGAAGCTGCGGGTATCGCCCTGTACGGCGGCACCATGCTTGAAGGTTCGGTGGGCACGCTGGCATCAGCCCATGCGTTCCTCACCCTCAAGCAACTGACCTGGGGCACAGAACTGTTCGGGCCGTTGCTTTTGACCGAAGACATCGTGACCGAGGCGCCCCAGTACCGGGATTTTGAGCTGCACATTCCGCGTACCCCGGGTCTGGGCCTGATGCTGGACGAAGAACGCTTGGCGCGCTTCAGCCGCTGA
- a CDS encoding 1,6-dihydroxycyclohexa-2,4-diene-1-carboxylate dehydrogenase encodes MNNRFDNKVVLVTGAAQGIGRRVCERLLAEGAQVIAVDRSELVFELQGEGVLTLTADLEQYTDCARVMAEAVKTFGRLDVLINNVGGTIWAKPFEHYQVEEIEAEVRRSLFPTLWCCHAALPYMLEQGRGAIVNVSSIATRSVNRVPYGAAKGGVNALTACLAFENAGRGIRVNATAPGGTEAPPRRIARNDAEQTPDEKVWYQQIVDQTLDSSLMKRYASLDEQVGAILFLASDEASYITGVTLPVGGGDLG; translated from the coding sequence ATGAACAACAGATTCGACAACAAGGTCGTGCTGGTTACCGGCGCAGCCCAAGGCATCGGACGCCGTGTGTGTGAACGCTTGCTGGCCGAAGGCGCGCAGGTCATTGCGGTGGATCGTTCTGAACTGGTTTTCGAGCTGCAGGGCGAGGGCGTGCTCACCCTGACGGCCGACCTTGAACAGTACACCGACTGCGCTCGGGTGATGGCTGAGGCGGTAAAAACCTTTGGCCGTCTCGATGTGCTGATCAATAACGTGGGCGGCACCATCTGGGCCAAGCCGTTCGAGCACTATCAGGTCGAAGAAATCGAGGCTGAAGTGCGCCGCTCGTTGTTCCCCACCCTGTGGTGCTGCCATGCGGCGCTGCCCTACATGCTGGAACAGGGCCGTGGCGCAATCGTCAATGTGTCTTCAATCGCCACCCGCAGTGTCAACCGCGTGCCTTACGGCGCGGCCAAGGGCGGAGTGAATGCACTGACTGCCTGCCTGGCGTTCGAGAACGCCGGGCGCGGTATTCGGGTGAATGCCACCGCACCGGGGGGCACCGAGGCACCGCCGCGACGTATTGCGCGCAATGACGCCGAGCAAACCCCGGACGAGAAAGTCTGGTACCAGCAAATCGTCGACCAGACCCTGGACAGCAGTTTGATGAAACGCTACGCCAGCCTCGATGAGCAGGTCGGCGCGATCCTGTTTCTGGCCAGCGACGAAGCCTCCTATATCACCGGCGTAACCCTGCCGGTCGGCGGCGGCGACCTCGGCTGA
- the benC gene encoding benzoate 1,2-dioxygenase electron transfer component BenC: protein MSFQIALNFEDGVTRFIEANSQETVADAAYRQGINIPLDCRDGACGTCKCFAEAGRYELGDDYIEDALSEDEVEQGYVLTCQMRAASDCVLRVPASSTVCKTQQASFEASISDVRQLSESTIALSIKGESLSSLAFLPGQYVNLNVPGSDQSRAYSFSTLQKDGEVSFLIRNVPGGLMSSFLTGIAKAGDSMTLAGPLGSFYLRQIQRPLLLLAGGTGLAPFTAMLEKIAEQGSPHPVHLIYGVSNDFDLVEMDRLQALSARIANFSFSACVANPQSQHPLKGYVTQHIEPCHLNQGDVDVYLCGPPPMVEAVNLYIREQGITPANFYYEKFAAAA, encoded by the coding sequence ATGAGCTTTCAAATTGCGCTCAATTTCGAAGACGGCGTTACCCGTTTTATCGAAGCCAACAGCCAGGAAACCGTCGCCGATGCGGCTTACCGCCAGGGCATCAATATCCCGCTGGACTGCCGCGACGGTGCCTGCGGTACCTGCAAGTGCTTTGCCGAAGCCGGGCGCTACGAGCTGGGCGACGACTACATCGAAGACGCGCTGAGTGAAGATGAAGTCGAGCAGGGCTACGTGCTGACCTGCCAGATGCGTGCTGCCAGCGACTGCGTATTGCGTGTGCCCGCTTCTTCGACAGTGTGCAAGACCCAGCAGGCCAGTTTTGAAGCGAGCATCAGCGATGTGCGCCAGCTGTCCGAGAGCACCATTGCGCTGTCGATCAAGGGCGAGTCCCTGAGCAGCCTGGCCTTCTTGCCGGGTCAATACGTCAACTTGAATGTACCGGGCAGCGACCAGTCGCGGGCTTACTCCTTCAGCACGCTGCAAAAGGATGGCGAGGTCAGTTTCCTGATTCGCAATGTGCCCGGCGGATTGATGAGCAGCTTCTTGACCGGGATTGCCAAGGCGGGCGACAGCATGACCCTGGCCGGGCCGCTGGGCAGCTTCTATTTGCGCCAGATCCAGCGCCCGCTGTTGCTGCTGGCCGGAGGCACGGGGCTGGCACCGTTTACCGCAATGCTGGAAAAAATCGCCGAGCAGGGCAGCCCGCACCCGGTGCATCTGATCTATGGCGTGAGCAACGACTTTGATCTGGTTGAAATGGACCGCCTGCAGGCCCTGAGCGCCCGCATTGCCAACTTCAGCTTCAGTGCCTGCGTGGCCAACCCGCAGAGTCAGCATCCGCTCAAGGGCTACGTCACCCAGCATATCGAGCCATGCCATCTGAACCAGGGCGATGTCGACGTGTACCTGTGCGGCCCGCCGCCGATGGTGGAGGCAGTCAACCTCTACATCCGTGAGCAAGGCATTACACCGGCCAATTTCTACTACGAAAAATTCGCCGCTGCCGCTTGA
- the benB gene encoding benzoate 1,2-dioxygenase small subunit: MNSLYGMVCEFLYREARYLDDGQWDQWLELYAADASFWMPCWDDNDTLTEDPQSEISLIWYGSRGGLEDRVFRIKTERSSATMPDTRTSHNLSNIEIVDEADGLCQVRFNWHTLSFRYKTTDSYFGTSFYTLDLRGPQPLIKAKKVVLKNDYVRQVIDIYHI; encoded by the coding sequence ATGAACAGCCTCTATGGAATGGTGTGCGAATTTCTGTATCGCGAAGCGCGTTACCTGGACGACGGCCAGTGGGATCAATGGCTGGAGCTGTACGCCGCCGATGCGAGTTTCTGGATGCCGTGCTGGGACGACAACGACACCCTGACCGAAGACCCGCAAAGCGAAATTTCGCTGATCTGGTACGGCAGCCGTGGCGGCCTGGAAGACCGGGTGTTCCGGATCAAGACTGAGCGCTCCAGTGCGACCATGCCCGACACCCGCACCTCCCACAACCTGAGCAATATCGAGATCGTCGACGAGGCCGACGGGCTGTGCCAAGTGCGATTCAACTGGCACACCCTGAGCTTTCGCTACAAGACCACCGACAGCTACTTCGGCACCAGCTTTTACACCCTCGACCTGCGCGGCCCCCAGCCGCTGATCAAGGCCAAGAAAGTAGTGCTCAAGAACGACTACGTGCGTCAGGTCATCGACATCTACCACATCTGA